A genome region from Pseudomonas pergaminensis includes the following:
- a CDS encoding aliphatic sulfonate ABC transporter substrate-binding protein, translating into MLKIFAAAVLSLVAGQVLAAEPATLRIGYQKSSVSMVLAREHKLFEEALPGTQVQWIEFLGGPPLIEALNGGSLDIGNIGDIPPIFAQAAGIDLQYFAVEPNEGKTEAVLVPKASRVQSVAELKGKRVALLKGSSAHNLFLKSLLRAGLQWKDVNVVYLSPSDGRAAFEQGKVDAWVVWDPYYSAAVVDGSARVLGDGQGLNPAGSFFVVSSPFAKQYPQSIGAIIQTLAKAQRLSLDQPDESIALMAKTLGLPPVVVKSYFEHRSSTPIRPLQAADIATQQHTADLFFANGLIPKKVDVQQAVFKAP; encoded by the coding sequence ATGCTTAAAATCTTCGCTGCTGCGGTACTTTCGCTGGTCGCCGGTCAGGTGCTGGCGGCCGAACCTGCCACGTTACGCATCGGTTACCAGAAAAGCTCGGTGAGCATGGTATTGGCCCGTGAGCACAAACTCTTCGAGGAAGCGTTGCCCGGCACCCAGGTGCAGTGGATCGAATTCCTCGGCGGCCCGCCGCTGATCGAAGCGCTGAACGGCGGCAGCCTGGACATCGGCAATATCGGTGATATCCCGCCGATCTTCGCCCAGGCCGCTGGTATCGACTTGCAGTATTTCGCCGTAGAACCCAACGAGGGCAAGACCGAAGCGGTGTTGGTGCCAAAAGCCAGCCGCGTACAGAGCGTGGCGGAACTCAAGGGCAAGCGCGTGGCGCTGCTCAAGGGCTCCAGCGCCCACAACCTGTTCCTTAAAAGCCTGCTGCGCGCCGGTTTGCAATGGAAAGACGTGAATGTGGTGTACCTGTCGCCATCCGACGGGCGTGCCGCTTTTGAGCAAGGCAAAGTCGACGCGTGGGTGGTGTGGGACCCGTACTACTCCGCGGCCGTGGTCGACGGTTCCGCCCGCGTGCTGGGCGATGGCCAGGGCCTCAACCCGGCGGGCAGTTTCTTCGTGGTCAGCAGCCCGTTTGCCAAGCAGTATCCGCAGTCCATTGGCGCGATCATCCAGACATTGGCCAAGGCGCAGCGTCTGTCCCTGGACCAGCCTGACGAGAGCATCGCGCTGATGGCCAAGACCCTGGGCCTGCCACCGGTGGTGGTCAAAAGCTACTTCGAACACCGTTCCTCCACGCCGATTCGTCCGCTGCAAGCCGCCGACATCGCCACCCAGCAACACACCGCCGACCTGTTCTTTGCCAACGGCCTGATCCCGAAA
- a CDS encoding ABC transporter substrate-binding protein: MKRLKTLLGGSLLVLAVLAQPTTAAETVKPIHFGDITWESGSLITEVLRVIVEKGYGLPTDTLPGSTVSLEAALAKDDIQVIGEEWAGRSPAWVKAENEGKVFGLGDTVKGATEGWWVPEFVIKGDAARGIKPLAPDLKSVADLPRYKDVFRDPEDPSRGRFLNSPTGWTSEIVNSQKLKAYKLTDSFVNFRTGSGAALDAEVASSIRRGKPVLFYYWSPTPLLGRFKLVKLEEPPFNAEAWKTLSDAKNPNPIGTRSMPARLAIGVSAPFKAQYPQLVSVFEKVDLPIDLLNGILGEMSEKRTPPRQVAEAFLKDHPDVWEQWVPVDVAAKLKGAL; this comes from the coding sequence ATGAAAAGACTTAAAACACTGCTCGGTGGCTCACTGCTGGTACTGGCCGTTTTAGCGCAACCCACAACCGCCGCCGAAACCGTCAAGCCCATCCACTTCGGTGACATCACCTGGGAAAGCGGCAGCTTGATCACCGAGGTACTGCGCGTGATTGTCGAGAAAGGCTACGGCCTGCCCACCGACACCTTGCCCGGCAGCACCGTGAGCCTGGAAGCCGCCCTGGCCAAGGACGATATCCAGGTGATCGGTGAAGAGTGGGCTGGGCGCAGTCCGGCATGGGTCAAGGCGGAAAACGAAGGCAAAGTGTTTGGCCTGGGCGACACGGTCAAAGGCGCCACCGAAGGCTGGTGGGTGCCGGAGTTCGTGATCAAGGGCGATGCCGCGCGCGGTATCAAACCCCTGGCGCCGGACTTGAAGTCGGTGGCCGACCTGCCGCGCTACAAGGACGTGTTCCGCGACCCCGAAGACCCGAGCCGTGGACGCTTCCTCAACAGCCCAACGGGCTGGACGTCGGAGATCGTCAACAGCCAGAAGCTAAAGGCGTACAAACTCACCGACAGCTTCGTCAACTTCCGCACCGGCTCCGGCGCGGCGTTGGATGCCGAAGTGGCGTCGTCGATCCGTCGTGGCAAGCCGGTGCTGTTCTACTATTGGTCGCCGACGCCGCTGCTCGGCCGGTTCAAGCTGGTCAAGCTGGAAGAACCGCCCTTCAACGCCGAAGCCTGGAAGACCCTGTCGGACGCGAAAAACCCCAACCCCATCGGTACCCGCTCGATGCCGGCGCGGCTGGCGATTGGTGTGTCGGCACCGTTCAAGGCGCAGTACCCGCAACTGGTCAGCGTGTTTGAAAAGGTCGACCTGCCGATTGATCTGCTCAATGGCATCCTCGGCGAAATGAGCGAGAAACGTACACCGCCGCGCCAGGTCGCTGAAGCGTTCCTCAAGGACCACCCAGACGTCTGGGAGCAATGGGTGCCGGTCGATGTGGCGGCCAAGCTGAAGGGAGCGCTCTGA
- a CDS encoding TonB-dependent receptor, giving the protein MNQFNRVPLRTFALVPLASLFFSFAAGAEEARQVYHIAPGPLDEVLLNISRQSGQVISFTPQLGNYSSASVDGSLSAQQAVDAALKGTGLQVQVSPDGAFIIKEGASKNATSNVKAQTSAAQAPTLDRVVAIGTRRSDATALTSAAPVDVINAEELKQTGATSLNQALFQLLPSFNFPQNQSATRGQNPKGASLRGLAPDQTLVLINGKRRHASAVVNISGGVPFIGAQPVDLDMIPISSIDHVEVLRDGASAQYGSDAVAGVVNIVLKERDSGGQVNTQLGKYAQGDGFSKTTDGWYGLGLPGDGFLTLSFNTLNNKPTDIGDKYIADGQLQDPRWGGAGRDKFNLAANAEIGLSDQWRLYSFATFGQDKSVNNTPPLLANNPNNVQGIYPNGTIPKYRYRYEDGALTVGTRYEDDTLGRFDLSATYGRDKHDELAFNTVNPSYGLNSPTKFDVATLINDQTNIGLDYAKDLDVNWSSHPLTVSAGIAYRHEQYRLEEGDYESYSFGGINGVQVGAVQASGLTPDDAGTYKRDVGGVYVGLEHQLTDKFQVGLAGRTEHYSDFGSATTGKLSARYDFTPQVGLRATVNNSFRAPTLGQIGTSWTTTTNVDINGNPVLTRMLPADNPAARALGAEPLKPEKSTNYSLGLVLRPIENASLTIDAYQISIRDRLLYSGGISGPRAEQILQQAGFGQYTWAQFMTNAANTRTRGVDIVGKYNLDLAQYGALSLSAGYTKARTTIEKVHENPNGFDILTREARGFLEHGYPEDKLVLGATHRIGAWTIALSETRYGEYRKYAASEANAQYDQTFAAQWNTDLDVNYAFTKQLRLSVGANNLFDSKPDDFNTRLRQTPGQQYSYLSPSAPEGAFYYTRLSYDF; this is encoded by the coding sequence GTGAATCAGTTCAACCGTGTGCCGCTTCGAACCTTTGCCCTGGTGCCGTTGGCCAGTCTGTTTTTCTCGTTTGCCGCCGGTGCCGAAGAAGCACGCCAGGTCTATCACATCGCCCCTGGGCCGCTGGATGAAGTGCTGCTCAACATCAGTCGGCAAAGTGGCCAGGTGATCTCGTTCACCCCGCAACTGGGTAACTATTCCTCGGCCAGCGTGGACGGTTCGCTGTCGGCGCAACAGGCAGTGGACGCCGCGCTCAAGGGCACCGGCCTGCAGGTCCAGGTCAGTCCGGACGGTGCGTTCATCATCAAGGAAGGCGCGAGCAAAAACGCGACCAGCAATGTCAAGGCACAAACCAGCGCAGCGCAAGCGCCGACCCTGGACCGCGTGGTCGCCATCGGCACCCGGCGCAGTGACGCCACGGCCCTGACCAGTGCGGCCCCGGTAGACGTCATCAACGCTGAAGAACTCAAGCAAACCGGCGCCACCAGCCTCAACCAGGCGCTGTTCCAACTGCTGCCGTCGTTCAACTTTCCGCAGAACCAGAGCGCCACCCGTGGCCAGAACCCCAAGGGCGCGTCCCTGCGTGGCCTGGCGCCGGACCAGACGTTGGTGCTGATCAACGGCAAGCGCCGCCATGCCTCGGCGGTGGTGAACATCTCCGGTGGCGTGCCGTTCATTGGCGCGCAGCCGGTGGACCTGGACATGATCCCCATCAGCAGCATCGACCACGTCGAAGTGCTGCGCGACGGAGCCTCGGCGCAATACGGCTCGGATGCGGTGGCGGGCGTGGTCAACATCGTGCTCAAGGAGCGTGACAGCGGCGGCCAGGTCAACACTCAACTGGGCAAATATGCCCAGGGCGATGGCTTCAGCAAAACCACCGACGGCTGGTACGGCCTGGGTTTGCCGGGGGATGGCTTTCTCACCCTGAGCTTCAACACCCTCAACAACAAACCCACCGACATTGGCGATAAATACATCGCCGACGGCCAGTTGCAAGACCCACGTTGGGGCGGTGCAGGGCGCGATAAATTCAACCTGGCGGCCAACGCCGAAATCGGCCTGAGCGACCAGTGGCGCCTCTACAGTTTCGCCACCTTCGGCCAGGACAAGTCGGTGAACAACACGCCACCGCTGTTGGCGAATAACCCGAACAACGTGCAGGGCATCTACCCCAACGGCACCATTCCCAAATATCGCTACCGCTATGAGGATGGCGCGCTCACCGTCGGCACCCGCTATGAAGACGACACCCTCGGGCGCTTCGACCTCAGTGCCACCTACGGTCGCGACAAGCACGATGAGCTGGCCTTCAACACGGTCAACCCGAGCTACGGCCTGAACAGCCCGACCAAATTCGACGTGGCCACCCTGATCAACGACCAGACCAACATCGGCCTGGATTACGCCAAGGATTTGGACGTCAACTGGTCAAGCCATCCGCTGACCGTCTCGGCGGGCATTGCCTACCGGCATGAGCAGTATCGGCTGGAGGAGGGCGACTACGAGTCCTACTCCTTTGGTGGCATCAATGGTGTACAGGTCGGCGCGGTGCAAGCCTCCGGTCTCACGCCAGACGACGCCGGCACCTACAAGCGTGATGTCGGTGGCGTTTACGTCGGTCTTGAGCACCAGCTCACTGACAAATTCCAGGTCGGCCTGGCCGGGCGTACCGAGCACTATTCGGACTTTGGATCGGCCACCACCGGCAAGCTGTCGGCGCGCTATGACTTCACGCCGCAGGTGGGCTTGCGCGCCACGGTGAACAATTCCTTCCGTGCGCCGACCCTGGGCCAGATCGGCACGTCGTGGACCACCACCACCAACGTCGACATCAACGGCAACCCGGTGCTGACGCGCATGCTGCCCGCCGACAACCCGGCCGCCCGCGCCTTGGGCGCCGAGCCGCTCAAACCGGAAAAATCCACCAACTACTCCCTGGGCCTGGTGCTGCGCCCGATTGAAAACGCCTCGCTGACCATCGACGCCTACCAGATCTCGATCCGTGATCGCCTGCTCTACAGCGGCGGCATTTCCGGGCCGCGCGCCGAGCAGATCCTGCAGCAAGCCGGGTTTGGCCAGTACACCTGGGCGCAGTTCATGACCAACGCCGCCAACACCCGCACCCGTGGCGTCGACATCGTCGGCAAGTACAACCTGGACCTGGCGCAGTACGGCGCGTTGAGCCTGTCGGCCGGCTACACCAAGGCTCGCACCACGATCGAGAAGGTCCACGAAAACCCCAACGGCTTCGACATCCTCACCCGCGAAGCCCGTGGCTTCCTGGAACACGGCTACCCCGAAGACAAGCTGGTACTGGGCGCCACCCACCGCATTGGTGCCTGGACCATTGCCCTCAGCGAAACCCGCTACGGCGAATACCGCAAATACGCCGCCAGCGAAGCCAACGCCCAGTACGACCAGACCTTCGCGGCGCAATGGAACACCGACCTGGACGTGAACTACGCGTTCACCAAGCAACTGCGGTTGTCGGTCGGCGCCAACAACCTGTTCGACAGCAAACCCGATGACTTCAACACCCGCCTGCGCCAGACCCCAGGCCAGCAATACAGCTACCTGTCGCCGTCGGCGCCGGAAGGGGCGTTTTATTACACGCGGCTCAGTTATGACTTTTAA
- a CDS encoding FecR domain-containing protein, translated as MNDELIDSATRWYVLLRSGQATAGDWQQYEQWRAADPRHDALCRQLETRLGVFQVPQAQGVSGQVLQQALEAPSSRRQVLQVALAGAGVAVGAALLAKPLGLPLTELTADIRTGTGERRTVTLDDGSELLLNAQSAADIQFDPQRRLVRLREGELLAKVASDRIRPFLIQTEQARLRAYGNRFLVREREGQGQVVALNGAVDIDGQNGERLQLAAGHEVHYDRAGFGPVQASASGATAWVDGFLQVRDRPLAEVIDALRPYHNGVLRLDPSVAGLRVTGLYRLDNPRQILDTLARTLPIHITRRTGLWVTVSAA; from the coding sequence ATGAACGACGAACTGATCGACAGCGCCACGCGCTGGTACGTGCTGTTGCGTTCCGGCCAGGCCACGGCGGGCGACTGGCAGCAGTATGAACAGTGGCGCGCCGCCGACCCACGGCATGACGCCCTGTGCCGACAGTTGGAAACCCGCCTGGGTGTGTTCCAGGTACCCCAGGCGCAAGGCGTGAGTGGCCAGGTGTTGCAGCAGGCGCTGGAGGCGCCGTCCAGTCGACGCCAGGTGTTGCAGGTCGCGTTGGCCGGTGCCGGTGTGGCCGTCGGCGCAGCCTTGCTGGCCAAACCGCTGGGCTTGCCATTGACGGAACTCACGGCAGATATCCGCACTGGCACCGGGGAGCGCCGCACGGTGACGCTGGACGATGGCAGCGAGTTGTTGCTCAACGCGCAAAGCGCGGCCGATATTCAGTTCGACCCGCAACGGCGCCTGGTGCGCCTGCGCGAAGGCGAGTTACTGGCCAAGGTCGCCAGCGACCGCATCCGGCCATTCCTGATCCAGACCGAGCAGGCCCGCCTGCGCGCCTACGGCAACCGTTTCCTGGTGCGCGAGCGGGAAGGGCAGGGCCAGGTCGTCGCCCTCAACGGCGCGGTGGACATCGATGGCCAGAACGGCGAGCGCCTGCAACTCGCCGCCGGCCATGAGGTGCATTACGACCGTGCCGGGTTCGGCCCGGTACAGGCCAGTGCCTCCGGTGCCACGGCCTGGGTCGATGGCTTCCTGCAAGTGCGCGACCGGCCGCTGGCTGAAGTCATCGACGCGCTGCGGCCCTACCACAACGGCGTGCTGCGCCTGGACCCGTCCGTGGCCGGCCTGCGCGTCACCGGCCTCTACCGCCTGGACAACCCCCGGCAAATCCTCGACACCCTGGCGCGCACCTTGCCGATCCACATCACCCGTCGCACCGGTTTGTGGGTGACTGTCAGTGCGGCATAG
- a CDS encoding sigma-70 family RNA polymerase sigma factor, whose amino-acid sequence MSGADTSHSDYVGGLFRSHYDWLCSRLHRHLDSRAHAEDIAADTFVQLLSAPGVVPIRQPRALLTTIAQRLMYQLWRRRDLERAYLDALDNDETSSAPSPEELAQMLEALQAIDQLLDGLPAKVKATFLLSQLNGLTYPQIAAELGISQRSVSDYMTRAFNRCLRLCLE is encoded by the coding sequence ATGTCCGGCGCCGACACTTCTCACAGCGATTACGTGGGCGGATTGTTCCGCAGTCATTACGACTGGCTGTGCAGCCGTTTACACCGCCATCTCGATTCCCGCGCGCACGCCGAAGACATCGCTGCCGATACCTTTGTCCAGCTCCTGAGTGCGCCGGGTGTCGTGCCCATCCGCCAGCCCCGGGCGCTGCTCACCACGATTGCCCAGCGCCTGATGTATCAACTGTGGCGCCGCCGTGATCTGGAGCGCGCCTACCTTGATGCGCTCGACAACGACGAGACCAGCAGCGCACCGTCGCCGGAAGAACTGGCGCAAATGCTGGAGGCGCTGCAAGCCATCGACCAGCTGCTCGACGGTTTGCCAGCCAAGGTCAAGGCGACCTTTTTGCTGTCCCAGCTCAATGGCCTGACCTACCCGCAAATCGCTGCCGAGCTGGGGATTTCCCAGCGTTCGGTCAGCGACTACATGACCCGCGCCTTCAACCGTTGCCTGCGGCTGTGCCTGGAATGA
- a CDS encoding phosphate/phosphite/phosphonate ABC transporter substrate-binding protein: MSDHYAELLMYVAPEPIQQANQQWLTRILEHLGLRRLNADHLDLHALWRAPELLLTQTCGYPLITQLRGQVRVIGRPRYELPHSSDGEHCSVLLTRDNNPHQTLADFYNSRGVINGHDSNSGMNLLRERLAPLQRDGRFFASVGISGAHRESLRWLRENRADLAAIDSVTYAYLARFAPQEVAGLRIVSLSAPSPTLPYIGPLGLSDEQVIQLRQAMNQALQDLPQVAETLGLQAVLPASEDDYEVLLDYQRQAINAGFPILQ, translated from the coding sequence ATGAGTGACCACTACGCCGAGCTGCTGATGTATGTCGCGCCCGAGCCGATCCAGCAGGCCAACCAGCAATGGCTGACGCGCATCCTCGAACACCTTGGGCTGCGCCGCCTCAACGCCGATCACCTCGACCTGCACGCCCTGTGGCGCGCACCTGAGTTACTGCTGACTCAAACTTGCGGCTATCCGCTGATAACCCAATTGCGCGGCCAGGTCCGCGTGATCGGTCGCCCGCGCTATGAGCTGCCCCACAGCAGCGATGGAGAACATTGCAGCGTGCTGCTGACCCGCGACAACAACCCGCATCAAACCCTGGCGGACTTCTACAACAGCCGAGGGGTGATCAACGGCCACGACTCCAACAGCGGCATGAACCTGCTGCGCGAGCGCCTGGCCCCTTTGCAGCGCGACGGGCGTTTCTTCGCCAGCGTCGGCATCAGCGGCGCCCACCGCGAGAGCCTGCGCTGGCTGCGCGAAAATCGCGCCGACCTTGCCGCCATCGACAGCGTCACCTACGCCTACCTGGCCCGTTTCGCGCCGCAGGAAGTGGCGGGGCTGCGCATCGTCAGCCTTAGCGCACCGAGCCCGACCTTGCCCTATATCGGCCCATTGGGCTTGAGCGATGAACAGGTCATTCAACTCCGCCAAGCCATGAATCAGGCGTTGCAGGACTTGCCGCAAGTCGCCGAGACGCTGGGCCTGCAGGCCGTGCTACCCGCCAGCGAAGACGACTACGAAGTGCTCCTGGACTACCAACGACAGGCCATCAACGCCGGCTTCCCGATACTTCAATAA
- a CDS encoding fatty acid desaturase, producing MANYLDPTQRREIEALATTFTARTEWPTWLLLIGVYTGWFAVILASHWLGSWLSSLLLIPLVTLWLSVQHELLHGHPTRSPLLNKILGYAPFAVWYPYTLYRDSHLLHHNDEDLTLPGIDPESRYLNQQQWDTSSLFERGVHWLTKTVLGRFLLAAPLAIGRLARHELQRLPQVWPMWLVHGAVTVLMLGFIAHYSALSVWHYLLLVSVPALSLASIRSYYEHRPHPQPEQRTVLNEASWPWTWLFLNNNLHLVHHDLPKLPWYLLPTVYRARREQWVARSGGFLVQGYGQLISRHGLKAIDSPRHPFA from the coding sequence ATGGCCAACTACCTTGATCCGACCCAACGCCGGGAAATCGAAGCCCTGGCCACCACCTTCACCGCCAGAACCGAATGGCCGACCTGGCTGTTGTTGATCGGCGTGTACACCGGCTGGTTCGCCGTGATCCTCGCCAGCCACTGGCTGGGCTCGTGGTTGAGCAGCCTGTTGCTGATCCCGCTCGTGACGCTGTGGCTGTCGGTGCAACATGAGCTGCTGCATGGCCATCCCACCCGTTCGCCGCTGCTGAATAAAATCCTCGGCTACGCCCCCTTCGCCGTGTGGTACCCCTACACGCTGTACCGCGACAGCCACCTGCTGCACCACAACGACGAAGACTTGACCCTGCCGGGCATCGACCCGGAAAGCCGCTACCTCAACCAGCAGCAATGGGACACCAGCTCGCTGTTCGAGCGTGGCGTGCATTGGCTGACCAAGACCGTGCTCGGCCGCTTCCTGCTGGCGGCGCCCTTGGCCATTGGCCGTTTGGCCCGCCATGAGTTGCAACGCCTGCCCCAGGTGTGGCCGATGTGGCTGGTCCACGGCGCCGTCACTGTGCTGATGCTGGGTTTCATCGCCCACTACAGTGCGCTGTCGGTGTGGCATTACCTGCTGCTGGTCAGCGTGCCGGCCTTGTCCCTGGCCTCGATCCGTTCCTACTATGAACACCGCCCGCACCCGCAGCCGGAGCAACGCACCGTGCTCAACGAAGCGTCCTGGCCGTGGACCTGGCTGTTCCTCAACAACAACCTGCACCTGGTGCACCACGACTTGCCGAAACTGCCCTGGTACTTGCTGCCGACGGTCTACCGCGCTCGACGTGAGCAATGGGTGGCGCGCAGCGGTGGCTTCCTGGTGCAAGGCTACGGCCAGTTGATCAGCCGCCACGGCCTCAAGGCCATCGACAGCCCCCGGCACCCTTTTGCGTGA
- a CDS encoding GNAT family N-acetyltransferase, which translates to MPELHIEPLAEPLWPLLNKFYRSHNSPMKALKGGRLWVARDAEIVAGLCLTPVVGGQFLTGVFVDPAYRGHGLAARLIEAAVADVDGTLWLLCHPDLEGLYQRMGFTQDTVLPQSLSERLVRYKRNKPMIAMGLDRLVRSTADNV; encoded by the coding sequence ATGCCCGAATTGCACATCGAACCCTTGGCAGAGCCGCTGTGGCCGCTGCTGAACAAGTTTTACCGCAGCCACAATTCCCCGATGAAGGCGCTCAAGGGCGGGCGTTTGTGGGTGGCGCGCGACGCTGAGATTGTCGCCGGGTTGTGCCTCACGCCGGTGGTTGGCGGGCAGTTCCTGACCGGGGTGTTCGTTGACCCCGCCTATCGCGGCCACGGGTTGGCGGCGCGGTTGATCGAGGCGGCGGTTGCCGATGTCGACGGCACCCTGTGGTTGTTGTGTCACCCGGACCTGGAAGGGTTGTATCAACGCATGGGCTTCACTCAGGACACCGTGCTGCCGCAATCCCTCAGCGAACGCTTGGTACGCTACAAGCGCAACAAACCCATGATCGCGATGGGCTTAGATCGTTTGGTGAGGTCGACCGCAGATAATGTGTGA
- a CDS encoding class I SAM-dependent methyltransferase, whose translation MKTTLAALSLTALLVPVLSQAADAAITAEQYQSVLAGSWRDPANSARDGYRHPQQTLEFFGLGAKQTVIEITPGGGWYSEVLAPLLKDHGHYIAAVQAASSSAYARTSEENLKKKFVADPARYGKAEVIEFDPKAPVFGKPASADAVLTFRNVHNWVEAGTAPATFSAFYKVLKPGGVLGVEDHRAKDGADLQAIKNSGYLTTAQVVKLASDAGFKLAGQSEVNANPKDTKNYPAGVWTLPPTLRLGEQDKAKYVAIGESDRMTLRFIKPTR comes from the coding sequence ATGAAAACGACGCTTGCAGCTCTCTCCCTCACCGCCCTGCTCGTCCCGGTCTTGAGCCAGGCAGCCGACGCAGCCATCACCGCCGAGCAGTACCAGAGCGTACTCGCCGGTAGTTGGCGCGACCCTGCCAACAGCGCCCGCGACGGTTATCGCCATCCGCAACAGACGCTGGAATTCTTTGGCCTGGGCGCCAAGCAGACGGTGATCGAGATCACCCCCGGTGGCGGCTGGTATAGCGAAGTGCTGGCGCCTCTGCTCAAGGATCATGGGCACTACATCGCCGCGGTGCAGGCGGCGAGCAGCAGCGCCTATGCGCGCACGTCCGAAGAGAACCTGAAAAAGAAATTCGTGGCTGATCCGGCTCGGTACGGTAAGGCTGAAGTCATCGAGTTCGACCCCAAAGCCCCGGTGTTCGGCAAACCCGCGTCGGCGGATGCAGTGCTGACGTTCCGCAATGTGCATAACTGGGTCGAGGCAGGTACTGCGCCGGCCACGTTCAGCGCGTTCTACAAAGTACTGAAACCGGGCGGCGTGCTGGGCGTGGAAGATCACCGGGCCAAGGATGGGGCGGATCTGCAGGCGATCAAGAACAGCGGTTACCTGACCACCGCGCAGGTGGTGAAGCTGGCGTCCGATGCCGGGTTCAAGCTGGCGGGACAGAGCGAGGTGAATGCCAACCCGAAGGACACCAAGAACTACCCGGCTGGCGTGTGGACGTTGCCGCCGACGCTGAGATTGGGCGAGCAGGATAAGGCGAAGTATGTGGCGATTGGCGAGTCGGACCGGATGACGTTGCGGTTCATTAAACCGACCCGATAA